The genome window TAACAAGAATCTAACAAGGGCCAGTCTCCGCAACTTACTCTATGTAGATGGCACGGGGATCATGAGTGTAGTTCGAGAAACCAGCATACTTGGGTCGGCTTTGATGCTCTGAGACCATTCGTGGAGAAAAAGGTGGTTGAAGAGGTGAGGTCTCACCCCTATGGTCAAAGTCGACTTGGACCGTGGTACTATCGGTGCTATTGCCAGAATACGTCAAACTGGTGTCTTGGAGTTCGCTAGAATCAGAGTTCACGGCACTCGTATCTGACTCCCTGTCACAGGTTGAAGAGACTTTTGAATCCGAGCTCGTGCTTGAACTTCTACTGCCGCCGTCCTTCTGGCTTCGAAGCGAAGAAATAGAACGAGCCATGTTGGCATTGTGGTGGTGACAAGGTTCGTGAATCTGATGGTATTCTATGAGTCTGATTCTTCACTAAAATCGTCTTCAAGATTCTGATAGATGTCCACaagagtgatgagaagaggaacaagaaTTTTCGCTGTGTTGAAACCGAGGTTATATAGCCATTCTGCGACTTATCAAAAGGCTTGGAGTTATGCATGGTTTCTTTCAAAAGTCGTTTCTGCAATATGACTTATGAGGCACTGGCATGTTTGCAGGTCAGGTCTTTATTCCTTCCACTACCCGATGTAGTGTGACCACGACGATACCATATGGATATACAACTTCAAAGAAAACGCCGTTTGCGCCTTTCTACGAACCTATACCAAACAAGAATCTGCAATGCGGAAGATATTCACCGCTGGAACAAGGGGAAAAGTGAAGATTGTTGGCACACCGATCCATTGAATTTTTTCGACTAATAAAACTATAGTTTTCATCCTTTCACTTCCAAACAACGCCAAAGAAGAACACAAGCAATGTTTCATCCGAAACCCGACTGAAAGAACCCAACTTCCCAATCACTGCTTCAGACCCCGAAGAGCATAGAGCTCCTGAGGCTTGCCCTGCGAATCACAGCTCGAAAATTTCCACCACTTTCCGTACCAAGAACCCGCGATATTTGTCAGACCCCAAGAGATAGGCGCAGGCATTGGAGGCCAGTTAGCCCACATACCCTCTTCGGCGGTTCGATCCAAGTTCAGGAGGAAGAAAGGCACAACATCGAGCACGCCGGCCTTTGTGACTGTCTTCTTGCCCCATGTCTTGAAGGTCAGGCCGGCGGCAGCGCCTTCAGGGGTATCTTCCTTGGGAGCCTTGGGGTGGTTTGACAGAGCGGCGATGGTGGAGATTTCGCTGTGGAAGTGATGCTCGAAGGGCTCCTTGAAGGCATCCATGAGCTTGATGACTTGAGCGCCGTCGAGATCAGTGGGCGAGGCGAGGTTTGAGAGGTATGTGTTGAACTCGGCGAGGGGCGCAAGGAAGGACTCTGAGGTCTCGGTGTTAGTTACCAAGTACTAATTGAAGACTAGGGTTCTTACCATGCTCATGGTGAGTCTCGTCCCAAACTGGCTCGtcaccaagaagctcttggacCTTGGGGAAGAGGttgtcctcctcatcatcgtgGTGCGACTTGACGAACTTGAACCAAGTCTGAGAATATCCAATGAAGTCGGCCTTGTCGGCGTCCTTTACGTGAGGAGCTTGGAGGTAGATGGAATTGAAGCCACGAATAATGGCATTGTGCAAAAGCGCCATGTGAGTGGCGCCTGTGGTGAAGAGATCGGTCTACCAGGTTGGATAAGTCAGTATTGCAAATTACACCCCAAAGCATCTGAGTTCAGTTGACTGACCTTCTTAGTCTCATACTGCGGTGTTGTCACCAGCTTCATAGGTCCATCAGCCCATGGCTGGCTACCAGTCGGTGAGGCGGACATATCAAGATACGGCGAATTAGCGAGAAATACAGCAAGTCCAGCAAAAAGAGCCTGAGCTACAATAAAGAGGAGAATACGTTGgccagacatgatgaagaacacaagaagagaggagagggaGGGGAGATAAATGCGACGAAATAGGTACAACGAGGGACACGTTTGTCCGACTTGAGAGTGAGACAGCCACTCAAGATTCAGCTTCTGGGCTCACTTCTTGATGGTTCGATAGCTCGTCATGTCATGGGAGCTCATGCAGGTGTGGGTGGGAGCTGATTAAAAGGAGATTTATTATTGGGTGAAACACGAAAGACCCTGGAGCAAAGGGGGCCCAAGAGGGCAGCAGACGGACCATTTCGAAGACCGGACCCCGGAAGTTCGGACTTTTGATGTGGGGCCGGCCGGGGTGGTTCATGATGCAAGTCCTCGGAAAGAAGATATCATGGCGTCTCAATGAAGTGTCTACCTACACATACAGCGTAGGATCACTGTGAAGAGTATAAGAGTAGACAAACGAAATACAAGTAAAATTATCAATGTCTGTATCACTCCGCGTTACATTCAAAACTCCATTGCCCACCCTGAAAGACGCCATTGACAAGATGCCACCAATTTTACATTCTATGTACATCAGTTCTTTTAAATCGTCCCGTAACTCCCTCTAGGCAAATGCTCCAACGGCAGCCATCAAGAGCGCACCGGCACAAACAGCCATATAGGCCCGTAACCTCCTCTTACCCTTCAGAATCTTGTAACTCTTCTCTGTCAAGAAGTCCTCGGCCAACAGTTGCACAAGACCAGCATACAGCAGCAGTCCCGATGACACGGCGTTCATGAAGCCAACCACGAGTAGACCTCCTGCGCTCTTGGGGTCGTACATGCGATGCACGATAAGACCGATTGCTTGGCCGATTGGTGTTGTGGTTCCGTAGGCGAGAACCATGAGCCATGGACGGAGAGATTTGCGGGGGAACTGAATTGCGGCGATGCGACTGCCAAGGGCGAGACCTTCGAAGGTTTGGTGGAAGCTGATAGCGACAAGAAAGACTACAAAGGCGGGACCGGTAGCGACGGAGATGGCCATACCGATGAAGACACTGTGAAAGAGAATACCAGCCTCAAGCAAAAGGCACTGCAGTAGCTTTCTTTGTTGCTCCTCGGGGTTCTGTGGTCCGGGAGACATGGGCGTCATGGGTGTCATaggctcctcctcagccCCTGCTCCCTCAGGCTTGAGCGACGCATAAGGTCCATGTCGATGTCTCGTGCTGCTTGATCCAGCTGgctcaagctcttccataTCCAAATCAAGATCCGAGTCGTCATCGTTGAAATCATCGTTAAGCTTCTTGCCCTCCTGTCCCACCAGAGGTGAAGATCCAGGGAGAGGCGACACGCCAGCAACAAGCCCCTGACTCTCCATGTTCTCAAGACGAATATCCGGTGGTCGCGGTCCGTGCCTCCTTTCAGACAGTCCAGCTGCATCCATCATGGGCAGCTCGCTCTCGTGTTCATCGTCCGAGTCAAAGTACCCATGATTGTGGGAATGAGAGTGGCCAGCTCCTCGGGCAGTAAGGTACGATTCGATGCCGACGACAATGATAGCAGAAACCATAGCCACAAAACCTGGAAACGGTGTATATCCTTTGCTAAAGAAATCGGGGAGGCATGGGTCGGTCATGGACTCGAAAGCGGTCGGGAGGAGGTGGACGAAGGCCGTTGCCAGAAGGACACCGGTTCCAATGTGCTGGCAGTAGAATATCACGGTTTTCTGGCCTCGGCCACGCATTGTTCGACGCGAGAAAAGAGGGAATGCGCATGCTGGAAAGATATCAGTACCGTGTCAAAGCTCCCAATTGAACAAGCCTACCCAACGTGCTGAGGGTCAAAATAAGAATCAATGCAAATACATGCGCCGACGTATCGTAAGAGCCCTTCGTCCTCGAACCGCATTCTGGTTTCTCGCCATCATCTTTGCGACGCTTCAACTCGGCGAGAATTAAATCTGTTGGAATTGAAGCCCACGACTCCCCTAAAAATTGTCAGTAAGGGGCTCAGCTAAAAATCATGATGTGTAATACCTCGGGGCACCTCTGAATGGGCACTCATCTTTTGACCGTAACTACCTGGTTTCCCTATAATTGCTGTTTTGTCGACAATGGCATCGCGGGAGAGGACACGATTACATGGAGGTCAATGTGTGTGTCTTTGGTGTGTGCTATTTTTGTTTGCGTCACTGTTCTAGTTAGGTAAGTTGAGTTGGAGTAGGCGCAGACTCACATGTTTTGAGTTTGTTTAACCTGTTCTTTTCTTTGAGGCGCATAATCCTCGGCTGATGGTTTCAAGGGGCATATTTGTTTGTTTTACCAAGGGATGAAGCAAGGGTTGTGAATAAGAAACGTCAATAGCTCCTTTGTTTCCTCTTCAGGTATGAATAGGGACTTGTTGGTATCTTTATATACCAGACAATTTGAGTCTCTTGTTGCTTCATGGTGATGCGATGCACATCTAATGGCGCTATTCCTTTAGTGCTCCAACTCTGCAGCTGTCAATGGCGATCGTTCAGGGGCCCTAGGTGATGCTCCAGTTGGGGGGTCCAAAAGGTCACAGGCCAGACTGAGGCCTTGCAATACGACCACAGACTGGAATACGTGACTGAACCTAACTACGGTAATTTTCCGTCGTTTACACTAAGTTCTAACAGACTCTAAGATGTTTGTTTtgatatatataaaaaatcACATGCAAGTGTACTTCTATTCTTATCAGTTGTAAGTGACCCTCCCGGAACTTAGGAGCGAGGAGCCGACATTCTCCACTGAAGCTCTGGAAGGACGGGACACTTCTATTTAGCCGATGGGTGACATTCACTGACCTCACCTTGTATCGTACTTCTGTGCACAAGACACAACTTTAGAGTGCAACTCGAAGTCAATCCAAACTCAGACAAACAGGCAACGGCTAATCAAACGGCTCTAGAACTCAATTTACGAGAAAAAGGCATGCTTAACTAACCGTCTCGAGACTTTCAAGGCTATTCACTGGGAAAGCTCCGTCTGAACATCGGAATAGCCTCGGATCGGTACCACTAGCATCGATAGACTCACCACTAAACCAAGGAACCACCTTGTCCGCGATCCAATGGCACAACACCGCATCCTACGCAGATGCACGTAAAGCGGGTACTCAATGGCCACATGAGTGCCATGTTTCGGTTGAATGACGGATCACTCGGGTCAAGTACATGCGAGTTTACTATCCTGGGGAAGTCGTCATGGCGTTGAGGGGTTGGCCATTGTGCTATTAAAGAGCTGCCTTCTCCTCGTTTCACAAGATGTGACTCTCCTTCACTCCTCTCCAGTCAATTGACTTCTCATTATCAACATGGCCTCTGTTGATATCCAATCCATCCTCTCTTCCCTCActcttgaggagaaggtaCGTTTAACTTACATCCTATCATTCACATATCCTCATTCAACTAATCACTTCACTCACAGATCTCACTCCTCGCTGGAAAGGACCTTTGGGAGACAGTCCCCATTTCCTCCAAGGGCGTTCCTAATGTCAAGGTCTCAGATGGTCCCAATGGCGCTCGAGGAGCTGCCTTTGCTGGTGGTACATCAGCTGCTTGCTTCCCTGCCGCTTGTTTGATGGCATCAACCTTCGATGTCAACCTTGCCAAGAGGATCGGCACCGCCCTCGCCGAGGAAACACACTCCAAGGGTGCCCGGTGTCTTCTTGCACCTACCATGtgccttcatcgtcatccccTGGGCGGTCGCAACTTTGAGTCGTTCTCAGAAGATCCTTTCCTGACTGGCAAGATGGCCGCCAGAGTTGTGGAGGGTCTCCAAGACAAGGGTGTTTCAGCTACCATCAAGCACTTTGCTGCTAACGAGCAGGAGACTGAGCGCTTGACTGTCGATGAAACCATCAGCGAGAGGACCTTGCGAGAACTTTACCTTCGACCATTTGAGATCACAATCAAGGAGGCCAACCCCTGGGCTGTGATGACTTCTTACAACCAGGTCAACGGACACCATGCCGACTCCAACAAGTTTCTGCTCAAGAAAGTCCTCCGAGGCGACTGGGGATGGGATGGTCTCGTTATGAGCGACTGGGGTGGTGTCAACTCTACCGCCGAGTCTCTTGAAGCTGGTCTGGATCTCGAAATGCCTGGTCCTACCCGTTGGAGGAAGACCGAGGATGTCATCGCGgctatcaaggctggcaagactTCCGAGGAGACCATCAACGAGCGTGCAAAGCGTGTgctcaagttcctcgagcGTCTCAACTGCTTCAAGGACCCCAGCATTCCTGACGAGAGGGCTATCAACAACCCCAAGCACCAAGCTCTTATCCGAGAAGCTGGTTCCAAAGGTATCGTTCTGCTAAAGAACCAAGACAATGTCCTTCCTTTGTCGAAGGACAAGGTCAAAGGCAAGAAGATTGCCCTGCTAGGCCACGCCAAGATTGGTCTCGCTCATGGTGGCGGCAGTGCGTCTGTCAACGCTCATTACAAGGTCACCCCTTGGGATGCTCTTCACGAAGCTCTTGGCGACAGCGTAGAGTTCTCTTATGCTAAGGGTAAGCATACTCAGAATCGAGATTTTAGGGAACGATCACTAACAGTGTAATAGGAGCTCACACCTTCCGCATGCTTCCCCCTATCGCCGAGAACGTTGTTGACTTGGACGGCAACCCCGGTTTCactttcaagatcttcgagCCTGGCAACCCTGAGCCTATCGAAGTCCGACCTGCTCATCCCGACTCTGAAGTGTCCGTTCTAAGCGGCTTTGGTTTCAGCAACAAGGATGTCACCCTCGAGGGTACCTTCACGGCCCAGGAGACCGCCAAATACTACTTCACCGCCTCTGGTTTGGGACCCAGCAAGCTTATCATCGATGGAAAGGTCGTCTTTGAGCAGAAGGAGAACTCCAAGGATGCGATGGGCTTCCTTTTCGGTGGCGATAACCCTCCCGAGTTCAAGGTCTCTTTGGAGGCAGGACGCAAGTACAAGCTCGCTATGCATACATCGCCCCCTGCTGCTAAGGATGGAGAGGATCTTGACCTCGGTATCTTGGAGGGACGATGTGGTCTACGAGTAGGATACATGTCCGAGGCAGAGCACGACCGTGACCTCCTCTCGGAAGCTGTCGATGTCGCCAAGGACG of Fusarium oxysporum Fo47 chromosome I, complete sequence contains these proteins:
- a CDS encoding Zinc/iron permease — encoded protein: MSAHSEVPRGESWASIPTDLILAELKRRKDDGEKPECGSRTKGSYDTSAHVFALILILTLSTLACAFPLFSRRTMRGRGQKTVIFYCQHIGTGVLLATAFVHLLPTAFESMTDPCLPDFFSKGYTPFPGFVAMVSAIIVVGIESYLTARGAGHSHSHNHGYFDSDDEHESELPMMDAAGLSERRHGPRPPDIRLENMESQGLVAGVSPLPGSSPLVGQEGKKLNDDFNDDDSDLDLDMEELEPAGSSSTRHRHGPYASLKPEGAGAEEEPMTPMTPMSPGPQNPEEQQRKLLQCLLLEAGILFHSVFIGMAISVATGPAFVVFLVAISFHQTFEGLALGSRIAAIQFPRKSLRPWLMVLAYGTTTPIGQAIGLIVHRMYDPKSAGGLLVVGFMNAVSSGLLLYAGLVQLLAEDFLTEKSYKILKGKRRLRAYMAVCAGALLMAAVGAFA
- a CDS encoding glycoside hydrolase superfamily, with the translated sequence MASVDIQSILSSLTLEEKISLLAGKDLWETVPISSKGVPNVKVSDGPNGARGAAFAGGTSAACFPAACLMASTFDVNLAKRIGTALAEETHSKGARCLLAPTMCLHRHPLGGRNFESFSEDPFLTGKMAARVVEGLQDKGVSATIKHFAANEQETERLTVDETISERTLRELYLRPFEITIKEANPWAVMTSYNQVNGHHADSNKFLLKKVLRGDWGWDGLVMSDWGGVNSTAESLEAGLDLEMPGPTRWRKTEDVIAAIKAGKTSEETINERAKRVLKFLERLNCFKDPSIPDERAINNPKHQALIREAGSKGIVLLKNQDNVLPLSKDKVKGKKIALLGHAKIGLAHGGGSASVNAHYKVTPWDALHEALGDSVEFSYAKGAHTFRMLPPIAENVVDLDGNPGFTFKIFEPGNPEPIEVRPAHPDSEVSVLSGFGFSNKDVTLEGTFTAQETAKYYFTASGLGPSKLIIDGKVVFEQKENSKDAMGFLFGGDNPPEFKVSLEAGRKYKLAMHTSPPAAKDGEDLDLGILEGRCGLRVGYMSEAEHDRDLLSEAVDVAKDADYAIIFTGHEPFWETEGQDQVSFNLPKDGSQDRLIAQVAEANPNTIVVNSTGVAIAMPWLEKIQGLVQTWFPGQEAGNSIADVLTGAQTPEGHLTCTFPKKLEDCPAYGNFPGKHIDGRLRVTYGEGVFIGYRYFDCLSADKINFPFGFGLSYTTFDYSDLEVKESSGDYTVSVKVSNTGKVVGAIAVQVYVGAAQTAKGDPLKQLAAFEKVTLKPGESTKVEIPVHARDFAFFDESTKKWVVKGGDYKFMIGRSAGDIALESKIAVEEKSFDP